CACTCGCGGTCGTGGACGTTCTCGCGGACGAACTCGATCGTCTCCTCCATCGGCGTCCCCGGCCCGAAGACGGCGCCGACGCCCATCTCGAGGAGGTCCTCCCGGTCGTCGTCGGGGATGATGCCGCCGACGAGGATCAGGGTGTCCTCGAAGGCGTCGTACTCCTTCAGGCCGTCGACGATCTTCGGGACGAGCGTGTTGTGCGCCCCCGAGAGAATGGAGATGCCGAGGACGTCGACGTCCTCCTGGACGGCCGCCTGGACGATCTCGTCGGGCGCACGGTGGAGCCCGGAGTAGATGACCTCGAAGCCGGCGTCGCGGAACGCCCGCGAGATGACGTGTGCGCCCCGGTCGTGCCCGTCGAGGCCGACCTTCGCGATGAGACAGCGGATCTGGCGCCCCGTCTCTCGTTCTTGCGTACTCATGCGATCCGGTTGGACGCCGCCTGTGTTGACTTTAACGGACGTCCATGACGTGTCGCCTGCGGGGAGTCGTCCGGATCGGCGGTCGCCCGCCGGCCCCGCGTGGCGTACTACGGGAACTCCACGTCGGCGGCGTACAGCCCGAAGGCGGCGGTTTCGACCCCCGAAAGCGGGATCGGGACCGCGCCGACGATCAGGTCGGCCGGTCCGTCGGTCGTCTCGCGTGTGATGTCGCGGTGGACGACCTCGTCGGGACCGTCGAAGCCGAACAGTTCC
This genomic stretch from Halobaculum roseum harbors:
- a CDS encoding cobalamin B12-binding domain-containing protein: MSTQERETGRQIRCLIAKVGLDGHDRGAHVISRAFRDAGFEVIYSGLHRAPDEIVQAAVQEDVDVLGISILSGAHNTLVPKIVDGLKEYDAFEDTLILVGGIIPDDDREDLLEMGVGAVFGPGTPMEETIEFVRENVHDRE